A genomic segment from Lutzomyia longipalpis isolate SR_M1_2022 chromosome 3, ASM2433408v1 encodes:
- the LOC129793705 gene encoding uncharacterized protein LOC129793705 isoform X2, with amino-acid sequence MSVKSAKNRAQKIYSTIFCFFFLQQIDPTSARPVAKALLGIGGSGLLGGLGLGGARTTTGANGTAGSGNQGVQINVGLQNGSVKGAGTGSSSASEADSGTINSYDLVLGPLSYEELDTNYILAPEFVTLEKEGFTISGSGDFVLNVTI; translated from the exons ATGTCCgtgaaaagtgcaaaaaatcgCGCGCAGAAGATTTATTCAACaatcttttgctttttctttctccaacAAATTG ATCCAACGTCAGCAAGACCAGTAGCTAAAGCTCTTTTgg GTATAGGGGGCTCCGGATTATTAGGTGGTCTAGGTCTAG GTGGTGCAAGGACTACAACTGGTGCTAATGGAACAGCTGGTAGTGGAAATCAAGGTGTTCAAATTAATGTAGGACTACAAAATGGTTCAGTTAAGGGTGCTGGTACTGGTTCAAGTTCAG CATCTGAAGCTGACTCAGGCACAATAAATTCGTATGATTTAGTGCTAGGACCATTAAGCTATGaag AACTCGATACCAACTATATTCTGGCACCTGAATTCGTAACATTAGAAAAAGAAGGTTTCACAA